A part of Schistosoma mansoni strain Puerto Rico chromosome W, complete genome genomic DNA contains:
- a CDS encoding putative ribosomal RNA methyltransferase: MGKSSRDKRDIYYRLAKEEGWRARSAYKLLQIDDEYGIFSTENTPLERVVDLCAAPGSWSQVLSKRLWESKSPEDQKSVKIVAVDLQAMAPIPGVIQIQGDITSQDTAQQIIKHFDGKLAQLVVCDGAPDVTGLHDLDEYVQSHLILAAVTICSRVLELGGTFVAKVFRGRDSGLLGSQLRCLFSGEVSFAKPRASRNSSLESFVICRGFMGPRLRTDLKPSTPCENHSSNDNLLLLWYDKDNFEDVNSSQQALLPFIACGDLRGFDPDVTYTLAPDHIVKPPVQVPVDPAYSEVCRFSRLNQSNTSKFQSLEKNNEIDDNDDISRFTKLMEKLSFDSREDNL, translated from the exons ATGGGGAAATCTTCACGTGATAAGCGTGATATTTACTATAGATTAGCTAAAGAAGAGGGTTGGAGAGCACGTAGCGCCTATAAGCTGCTACAGATTGATGATGAGTATGGAATTTTTTCTACTG AAAATACTCCTTTAGAACGAGTGGTTGATTTGTGTGCTGCACCTGGTAGCTGGTCACAAGTATTATCAAAACGCTTATGGGAATCGAAATCCCCGGAGGACCAAAAATCT GTGAAAATCGTTGCCGTGGATTTACAGGCTATGGCTCCAATACCAGGAGTCATTCAAATTCAAGGCGATATTACTAGTCAGGATACGGCTCAACAGATTATCAAACATTTTGACGGTAAATTAGCTCAACTTGTTGTTTGTGATGGTGCTCCAGATG TGACAGGTCTACATGATTTGGACGAGTATGTTCAGTCGCATCTTATCTTAGCTGCTGTAACTATCTGTTCAAGAGTTCTTGAGCTAGGTGGTACATTTGTTGCCAAGGTTTTTCGTGGGCGAGATTCTGGTTTACTGGGTTCCCAACTTCGATGTTTATTTTCAGGTGAAGTTAGTTTTGCAAAACCAAGAGCTAGTCGGAACTCTAGTTTAGAGTCGTTTGTTATATGTCGTGGATTTATGGGTCCTCGTTTACGGACAGATTTGAAACCATCCACACCTTGTGAGAATCACTCAAGCAACgataatttgttattattatggtaCGACAAGGACAACTTTGAAGAC gtTAATTCTTCTCAACAAGCTCTATTACCATTCATAGCGTGTGGAGATCTAAGAGGTTTCGACCCAGATGTCACGTATACTTTAGCTCCTGATCATATAGTCAAGCCACCAGTACAAGTTCCTGTGGATCCTGCTTATTCCGAAGTTTGCCGGTTCAGTCGTTTAAATCAATCAAATACTTCGAAATTTCAATCTTTggaaaagaacaatgaaattgaTGACAATGATGATATTTCTAGATTTACAAAACTTATGGAAAAGTTGTCTTTCGATTCAAGAGAAGATAATTTATGA